One stretch of Schlesneria sp. DSM 10557 DNA includes these proteins:
- a CDS encoding LssY C-terminal domain-containing protein yields MPAQNWLRRIFLVVYEPDSSEMGFLARAQTQISSDVEVTVGAPSPKESDRLFGVPLSVKGLQPVYVRVVNRSAESQKLHFRSLDPHYYPPLEAAARCHFSLLKRLYSFGILAWFFLPLLFLAPLKLLSIGWANQKIDELFQSLAFHRRPIGPGETAEGFVFTAFDAGTKMVRVRLLSIGKSLDGQHVAKVESAVLSADPEELANLQFEAGRGVDLTFVIAVPSINSDYLHRKLDEHVPQNAAHDCDVSTLVERLKSVSTATCNRHNRGSGDPINLVLIGSFETLLNSFAGRWDETEVISLATCWKTARAFLLGSEYRYSPVSPLYLFGRSQDIALQQIRESISQRLHLRLWLAPLTLHGQPVWIGQVSRDIGVRFTTAAWNLTTHRIDADVDESRDYLLEDMLDAERVEAAGYVSAAPPSTPQSPRHNLTGDPYYTDGKRVVILLSPVRTVPRFVIWD; encoded by the coding sequence ATGCCCGCTCAAAATTGGCTCAGGCGGATCTTTCTCGTCGTTTACGAGCCAGATTCCTCAGAAATGGGGTTTCTGGCTCGTGCCCAAACTCAAATCAGTTCTGACGTCGAGGTGACCGTCGGGGCTCCCAGCCCCAAAGAAAGCGATCGTCTCTTCGGAGTCCCGCTGTCGGTGAAGGGGTTGCAACCGGTCTATGTTCGAGTGGTCAATCGCTCTGCGGAATCACAAAAGCTCCATTTCCGAAGCCTGGATCCGCATTATTACCCTCCCTTGGAAGCAGCCGCCCGCTGTCATTTTTCGCTCTTGAAGCGGCTCTATTCGTTCGGAATTCTTGCCTGGTTCTTCCTTCCGTTGCTGTTTCTGGCCCCCTTGAAGCTACTCTCGATTGGCTGGGCCAATCAGAAGATCGACGAGTTATTCCAGTCATTGGCCTTTCATCGCCGACCCATCGGGCCCGGAGAAACAGCCGAAGGCTTTGTGTTCACAGCGTTCGATGCCGGGACGAAGATGGTTCGCGTGCGGCTGCTTTCCATTGGCAAGTCGCTCGACGGACAGCACGTGGCGAAGGTCGAATCTGCAGTCCTTTCGGCTGATCCAGAAGAGTTGGCGAACCTCCAATTTGAAGCAGGCCGCGGTGTCGATCTCACGTTTGTGATTGCTGTCCCCAGTATCAATTCCGATTACCTGCACCGCAAACTCGATGAGCATGTTCCCCAAAATGCCGCCCATGATTGCGACGTTTCCACACTGGTCGAACGGCTCAAAAGTGTCTCGACGGCAACTTGCAATCGCCACAATCGTGGCTCGGGGGACCCCATCAATCTGGTGTTGATTGGCAGCTTTGAAACGCTGCTGAACTCGTTTGCGGGACGCTGGGACGAGACCGAAGTCATCAGTCTGGCCACATGCTGGAAGACCGCTCGCGCGTTCCTGCTGGGTTCTGAATATCGGTACTCACCCGTCAGTCCGCTCTATCTGTTTGGTCGCAGCCAGGACATTGCCCTGCAGCAGATTCGCGAATCGATCAGCCAGCGACTCCATCTGCGGCTCTGGCTGGCACCGCTCACACTGCACGGTCAACCGGTCTGGATCGGTCAGGTCAGTCGCGATATCGGGGTCCGTTTCACTACTGCGGCATGGAACCTGACAACCCACAGGATCGACGCGGATGTCGATGAATCACGAGATTACCTGCTCGAAGACATGCTGGATGCCGAACGGGTCGAAGCGGCAGGATACGTTTCCGCCGCACCACCCAGTACGCCTCAGTCGCCTCGCCATAACCTGACGGGAGATCCGTACTATACGGACGGCAAACGAGTCGTCATCCTGCTCAGTCCGGTTCGGACAGTCCCCAGGTTCGTCATCTGGGACTGA
- a CDS encoding Gfo/Idh/MocA family protein, with the protein MTEPLTRRSFLSTAGATTFAATLATTASFTAQSYARVKGANDRIGVGIIGAGVIGTAHLNVLNGLKEKNNLAPIAVVDCWKTRAAQGKELVGADHALTEYRKLLDMKEVDYVVVATPEHWHSTMTMDAMDAGKAVYCEKPMTHTIPEAQAVMKKQKETGQPLQIGVQALSDDSYISARDAIRKGVIGKVIQAQIEYVRRYDAKAGPWRTPAEIAAHPTKPADLDWQAWLGSAPKRDWDPHHYFEWRCYSAYSGGICTDLFIHRITRIMRACDLLYPRRVVGMGGIWQWPDGRDLPDNIEMICEYPRGMTVYVLGTMSNRVGIDHLIRGYRGTLFFTPTGWVAKDKDGKVLAEHTKTGGEDQSLHHTNLHNHIRNGEPLNCPIELGMAGVVAVNMANESWRSSQMMGWDKANQKMVPANTLKLSHEPEETL; encoded by the coding sequence ATGACCGAACCTCTGACCCGCCGTTCGTTCTTGTCGACAGCCGGGGCCACGACGTTTGCTGCAACCCTGGCGACGACGGCTTCCTTCACAGCTCAAAGCTATGCTCGCGTCAAGGGGGCCAATGACCGGATCGGGGTCGGAATCATTGGTGCAGGGGTGATCGGTACGGCTCACCTGAACGTCCTGAATGGGCTCAAAGAAAAGAACAATCTTGCCCCGATTGCAGTGGTCGACTGCTGGAAGACTCGCGCGGCCCAGGGCAAGGAACTCGTGGGTGCCGATCACGCACTCACCGAATACCGCAAGCTGCTCGACATGAAGGAAGTCGACTACGTCGTCGTCGCCACACCCGAACACTGGCATTCGACGATGACGATGGATGCCATGGACGCCGGCAAAGCGGTCTATTGCGAAAAGCCGATGACGCACACGATCCCTGAAGCTCAGGCCGTGATGAAGAAGCAGAAGGAGACGGGTCAGCCGCTGCAGATCGGAGTGCAGGCGTTGTCAGACGACAGCTACATTTCTGCACGCGACGCGATCCGCAAAGGGGTGATCGGCAAGGTGATCCAGGCCCAGATTGAATACGTCCGCCGTTACGACGCCAAGGCAGGGCCATGGCGAACCCCGGCGGAAATCGCCGCTCATCCCACCAAGCCAGCGGATCTCGACTGGCAGGCCTGGCTCGGCTCAGCTCCCAAGCGAGATTGGGATCCGCATCACTACTTCGAATGGCGCTGCTATTCAGCCTATTCCGGTGGGATCTGTACCGACCTGTTCATTCACCGTATTACCCGAATCATGCGAGCGTGTGACCTCTTGTATCCTCGCCGTGTCGTCGGGATGGGGGGAATCTGGCAGTGGCCAGATGGTCGTGACCTGCCAGACAACATCGAAATGATTTGTGAGTACCCTCGCGGAATGACCGTCTATGTGCTCGGAACCATGAGCAACCGAGTGGGGATCGATCACCTCATTCGCGGATACCGCGGCACGCTCTTCTTCACCCCGACTGGATGGGTGGCCAAGGATAAAGATGGCAAGGTCCTGGCCGAACATACCAAGACCGGGGGCGAAGATCAGTCTCTGCATCACACCAACCTGCATAACCATATCCGTAACGGCGAACCACTGAACTGCCCGATTGAACTGGGTATGGCAGGTGTCGTCGCCGTCAATATGGCCAACGAAAGCTGGCGTTCCAGCCAGATGATGGGATGGGACAAGGCGAATCAGAAGATGGTTCCCGCAAACACCCTGAAGCTGAGTCATGAACCGGAAGAAACGCTGTAA
- a CDS encoding c-type cytochrome domain-containing protein yields the protein MRSLLTAASLSVCLVLGYSLPSHAEEAAKPGQIVAEEANLGRPVDFEKDVQPILDEKCVACHNVAIPESKLVLEDVPSILKGGKRGPAVVPKDVAKSLIYQVAARAAEPAMPPLPNKVSASSLTPQELGILKKWIEEGASAGDSAGNVTVPWQSVPANMNSIYSVALSTWGRWAACGRANQIDLYDLATGEYVTRLQDPQLLTIKQGDKQFYPHGAAHRDFVHALAFNPQENLLASAGYREVKLWQRLPNQQRGAFPQDQAVVSMSVSPDGNWLALGRADKSLILQSLKDPNTRRVLAGHTGPVTATQFSPDSTKLFSGSSDKSVRLWSVADGQQAGLLNTPHEVTSLAISPDGAKVYSGHAGDHFIRGWAVPFATAKPAEGDKPAEPVVPVVELKGHGGPVTSLAVVLPAGTQVVSASADATWRVWDATTGAQVSAPNHGAPIVSMSVRNDGQFVVTAGANNVARIWKIDGSPVAEMKGNIAAQRYILKLTDADTVAKSRVQLADASFKAAEKNFKEREEATKKAIEQKDAMEKALGEAKAKETTAIAAVEAAKTEIAGKPEDEALKKKVADAEAAAAKETEAVKKAQDAFDAAVKTVAQSEKGQQSAHEQQKQVKAVFDAETVAAKEVETVFNQAKADLPALEAKQMKSVAYVDGGRLIAIAGEDGVIRLWSGATGKPLEEITGHAAGVGLVASGPGTLLVAAGDDKQVLAWDANPDWKLLATLGPADNSLGLERSQMIDRVLSVAFSPDGKLLATGGGDPSRSGELILWNVETRTIARQFPEAHSDTVCALDFSSDGKYLVSGAADKFVKQFDVATGKLVRSFEGHTHHVLGVSWKADSSRIASAGADNAIKVWNVETGEQHRTIQNYSKQVTTIQYIGASDNLISGSGDKTVKMHRSNDGGNYRNFAGSTDYVYSVAVTRDEAIAIAGGEDGVLRVWNGTNAQELYKFEPPKQPADNAQANVR from the coding sequence ATGCGCTCTCTACTCACTGCCGCGTCACTTTCTGTCTGTCTCGTGCTGGGATACTCATTGCCGAGTCATGCTGAAGAAGCGGCCAAACCAGGTCAGATTGTCGCTGAAGAAGCCAATCTCGGACGTCCTGTCGACTTCGAAAAAGATGTCCAGCCGATTTTGGATGAGAAGTGCGTCGCCTGTCACAATGTGGCTATTCCTGAAAGCAAACTGGTCCTGGAAGATGTCCCTTCCATTCTGAAGGGGGGAAAACGAGGACCCGCCGTTGTTCCAAAAGATGTTGCGAAGAGCCTGATCTACCAGGTTGCTGCCCGTGCAGCCGAACCTGCAATGCCTCCCCTTCCGAACAAAGTTTCGGCCTCGTCTTTAACCCCGCAAGAGCTGGGAATTCTGAAGAAGTGGATTGAAGAAGGAGCGAGTGCTGGAGATAGCGCTGGGAACGTGACAGTTCCCTGGCAGTCTGTTCCTGCCAATATGAACTCGATCTACAGCGTCGCATTGTCGACTTGGGGGCGCTGGGCGGCATGCGGTCGAGCCAATCAGATCGATCTCTACGATCTCGCTACGGGCGAATATGTCACCCGCTTGCAGGATCCACAATTGCTGACAATCAAGCAGGGAGATAAGCAGTTCTACCCGCATGGGGCCGCTCATCGTGACTTTGTACACGCACTCGCATTTAATCCTCAGGAGAATCTGCTGGCTTCCGCCGGATACCGGGAAGTAAAGCTCTGGCAGCGGCTCCCGAATCAGCAGCGAGGCGCATTCCCTCAGGACCAGGCCGTCGTCTCGATGTCGGTCTCACCCGATGGAAATTGGTTGGCTCTGGGGCGAGCCGACAAATCTCTGATCCTGCAGAGCCTGAAAGATCCGAACACACGTCGAGTTCTGGCGGGTCATACTGGACCAGTTACGGCGACTCAGTTTTCCCCAGACTCAACGAAGCTCTTCAGTGGTTCATCTGACAAGAGCGTTCGCTTGTGGAGCGTTGCGGATGGACAGCAGGCAGGTCTGCTGAATACCCCGCACGAGGTGACTTCGCTCGCCATCAGCCCCGATGGCGCGAAGGTCTATTCGGGACACGCGGGTGATCATTTCATTCGCGGGTGGGCAGTTCCATTCGCAACGGCAAAGCCTGCAGAGGGTGACAAGCCTGCCGAACCAGTCGTTCCTGTTGTTGAACTGAAAGGCCATGGCGGCCCAGTGACGTCGCTTGCCGTCGTTCTTCCCGCAGGCACACAGGTTGTTTCGGCCAGTGCGGATGCAACGTGGCGAGTGTGGGACGCAACAACCGGGGCCCAGGTCAGTGCTCCGAACCACGGTGCACCGATTGTTTCGATGTCCGTAAGAAACGACGGCCAGTTTGTTGTCACTGCGGGAGCGAACAACGTCGCACGTATTTGGAAAATTGATGGCAGCCCAGTCGCTGAAATGAAGGGCAATATCGCGGCCCAGCGATACATTCTGAAGCTGACTGACGCTGATACGGTCGCCAAGTCGCGTGTCCAACTCGCGGACGCAAGCTTTAAGGCGGCTGAAAAGAACTTCAAAGAACGTGAAGAAGCCACGAAGAAGGCCATCGAGCAGAAGGATGCGATGGAAAAGGCTCTCGGAGAAGCCAAAGCAAAAGAAACCACCGCTATAGCAGCAGTCGAAGCTGCGAAAACAGAGATTGCCGGCAAACCGGAAGATGAAGCTCTGAAGAAGAAGGTCGCCGATGCCGAGGCCGCCGCGGCGAAGGAGACTGAGGCTGTCAAGAAGGCTCAAGACGCATTTGACGCTGCGGTTAAGACAGTGGCGCAGTCCGAAAAAGGGCAACAGTCTGCTCATGAGCAGCAGAAGCAAGTTAAGGCTGTCTTCGATGCAGAGACGGTTGCTGCCAAGGAAGTCGAAACCGTCTTCAATCAGGCCAAGGCCGACCTCCCTGCCCTCGAAGCCAAACAGATGAAGTCTGTGGCCTATGTCGATGGCGGACGCTTGATCGCAATCGCAGGCGAAGATGGTGTCATCCGCCTTTGGAGCGGTGCCACGGGTAAACCTTTGGAAGAGATTACGGGACATGCCGCAGGTGTCGGTCTGGTCGCATCAGGGCCCGGGACATTGCTTGTGGCGGCTGGAGATGACAAGCAAGTTCTGGCATGGGATGCAAACCCTGACTGGAAGCTGCTGGCCACGCTGGGCCCTGCAGATAACTCACTCGGACTCGAACGGTCACAGATGATTGATCGAGTTTTGTCGGTGGCATTCAGTCCCGATGGGAAACTGCTCGCAACCGGGGGCGGGGATCCTTCAAGAAGCGGGGAACTGATCCTCTGGAACGTCGAGACCCGAACGATTGCACGACAGTTCCCCGAGGCTCACAGTGATACGGTCTGTGCTCTCGATTTTTCGAGTGACGGGAAGTACCTCGTTTCCGGTGCTGCTGACAAATTCGTCAAGCAATTCGATGTCGCGACGGGCAAGTTGGTTCGCTCGTTTGAAGGGCATACCCACCATGTTCTCGGTGTGAGCTGGAAGGCCGATAGCAGTCGGATTGCCAGTGCAGGTGCTGACAACGCAATCAAGGTCTGGAACGTGGAAACTGGCGAGCAACATCGCACGATCCAGAATTACAGCAAACAAGTCACGACGATTCAGTACATTGGTGCCAGCGACAATCTGATCAGTGGAAGCGGTGATAAGACCGTTAAGATGCACCGGTCGAACGACGGAGGAAACTACCGGAACTTCGCTGGATCGACTGATTACGTCTATTCGGTCGCTGTCACTCGAGACGAAGCCATCGCCATTGCAGGTGGTGAAGATGGTGTCTTGCGGGTCTGGAATGGGACGAACGCGCAGGAACTCTACAAATTCGAGCCCCCGAAGCAACCTGCTGACAACGCACAGGCAAATGTCCGTTAG